The DNA region CGAGGTCTTTCCCGAAGGACGCATCACGATGCTCTACGACATCAGTCATAACACGTGCAAGGTGGAGACCCATATCGTGAACGGGAAAAAGAAGCGGCTGTACGTGCACCGCAAGGGAGCCACGCGAGCCTTCGGACCCGGCGAGATGGACCTGCCTCAGGAATACAAGGATGTAGGCCAGCCGGTTTTGATCGGAGGCACCATGGGCACGTCCTCTTATATCCTGGCCGGAACGAAGGAGGGGATGAATCTGGCATTCGGGTCCGCCTGCCACGGCGCGGGAAGGGCCATGTCCCGCACCCAGGCAAAGAAGCAGTGGCACGGCAGGGAGATCGTGAAAGAGCTGGAAGGGCGGGGCATCATGCTCAGGGGTCACTCCTATTCGGGCATTGCCGAGGAAGCTCCGGAATCCTACAAGGACGTGACCGAGGTCGTCGAGGCGGCCCATTCCGCCAACCTGGCGGTAAAAGTTGCGCGAGTCAGGCCTCTCGCGTGTGTAAAGGGGTAAAGAGCGCAACGATCCAGCAAAAATTCTATTCCCTGGGATGTTTCTTCCGGTAATCCAGCGGCCGTTCCTTTAACCCGTCCGATGCCCAGATGCCGAGCCTCTTCTCGCGCGCGACGCGCTGGGCTTTCCTGAACCGGTCCGCATATTTGCTGTTCGGCTGGATTGTAAACAGCACGGCATCCCCTTCAAGGATCATCCGCTCATTGATCATCATCCCGTCTTCGGTCCAGAGATAGACAAGCAGGCGCTCGTATTTATCGCGTTTTACGATGTCCGTCTCCACAAATACCCGCCATTGCCCGTCCTTCACTATTTTCCGGAGATGCTCTCGGGAGCGCTCTCCCCAGGGTTCCTGTCCCATCTCGGGAGCATCGATGCCGATAAGCCTGCACCGATGCTCCCTGCTATCCATATTGATCGTTACCGTATCTCCGTCGTTTACGGCGATAACGCGCGCTTCATGAATCCTCCGGCTCTCCGCCGCATGCCCCCGGGAAATACCGGATGCGGCCGCAAGGATGAGGAAAGATAAAAAAAGGGAACCTAAGAATATGGTCTGAGGGTTTTTTTTGCTCATGTCAAGCATACGTCCGGCAATAACTACGGAATCCCGAAAAAACCCCCGTCTTTGATGCAAAGACGGGGGTTTTCCACTTACTGATCAACTTCTCGATTCACGTGTTCAGGGGAGGGAAGAGGGATTATTCTACTGTTTCCCGATCTCCTTCATCCATTTCGGATACCGTTTTTTTGCTACCTCGAGAGGAACCATGCCGTCGATCATGATCTTGATCAGCCCGGGATTCGCGAATGACCCCAGATAGGCATGTATCGGAACTGCTACCACGAACAGAACGAATGACAGGTTATGCACGAGATGCGAGATGAGGATCAGCATCTTCATGCCGGGCATGAGCCAGATGGCGAGCCCTGATGCAATGATCCCCAATCCTCCGGCCAAAATCGCGAAGTAGTAGAGCTTCTGACCGGTGTTGATCTTTCCCATGGGCGGTACGTTCACGTGTCCCTTGGTCAGATACCCGCCGCCCACCTTGATCCAGTTCCAGTCGTCGATGCTCAGGTCCAGCGACTCGCCGAGGTAGTTGAACAGGGTTCCGAAGAGCGAGATCGTGAAGACAACGCCGGTCCAGTTGTGCACCACCTTCATGGTATAGTTGCTCCCGAACAGGGCATAGACCGGCTTGAGTTGGAACAGAAACCCGTACCCGGTTATGATCAGGAGAAGGCAACTCGCCGCAAGGACCCAGTGGTTAATGATCTCTGCTACGCTCGCTTTTCTTATCATCTCAGTCATTTTTCTTCACCTCCTCATCCTTGTGAGGACCCACCGCGATATAGTGCAGGAGTGACGCGGCAACAGCTCCGCCCAGACCGATCACCGCCAGGGGCTTCAGCACGTTGTGCCAGAAGATGACGCTTTCGGGGATCGCCGGGTTCTCGTTCATGCCGTAGATCCTAGGCGCGTCCTTGAATGCGTACAGCGTACCGAGACCGGCAAGGTCCGCCTCTCCATAGACCTTGCTGTAACCCGCCTTTTTCGCACCTTCGATCAGGCTGGTCCGGTCTCCGTACTTGATGGCTCCCGTGGGGCAGGTCTTGGCACAGGCAGGGGAAAGTCCTTCAGCGATCCGGTCTGCACAGAGGTTGCACTTGGACACCTTGCTGCTTCTGTCATACCGGGGGACGTCAAAGGGACAGCCGGCCACGCAGAGCTTGCACCCGATGCACTTGTCCTTGTCAAAAGCCACGGCGCCTTCCTTGGTACGGTAGAGGGCGCCCGGTGCCGGGCATATCTTCATGCAGCCCGCATCGCCGCAGTGCATGCAGCGGCGGCTCACGAAAAGCCACCGGACTGGATTGGCTTCGGACGGTACTTCGCTATAGCGTATAATATTGTAGGCGACGGAGTCTATGTCCGGAGGGTTCTGATACGAGCCGGAGTTTTTCGTCCGCTCGCCCGGGAGCTGGTTCCAGTTTTTGCAGGCTGTCTGGCAGCCGCGGCACCCTATGCAGAGCTCCGGAGATATGAGCAGCGCTTTTCTGTTTTCGGTTGTATTTGGCATTATCATCTCCCCCTATGCCTTCACGACATTGACCATAAAGGCCTTGGATTCGGGAATCATGGTGTTCGCGTCACCGACGAAGGGCGTCAACAGATTGGCGCTGTCGCCGCCGCTGCCGTCTTCAGGGAACTGCCAGCCGAAATGCCAGGGAATACCGACCTGGTGGACCGTGGACCCGCCCACCTTGAAGGGCTGAAACCGGTCGGTCACTAACGCAATGGCCCAGAGTTCGCCGCGAGCGGACTTGACAGTAACCTTTTCACCGTTGCTGATGTTCTTTTCTTTTGCCAGCTCCTTGCTCATTTCCACGAACATCTGGGGTTGCATTTCGAGCTGCCAGCCAGCATGACGCGTCATGACGCCGGTCTGCCAGTGTTCGGAGACGCGATAGGTCGTGGCGACGAAGGGATACCGCGTGTCGCAGGAGTAGTACTTCGCAAGATCGACGCCGAGCTCCTCCTGGATCTTGAGGCTGACAGCCGGATTGATGCGCTGCTTGTTCATGAGATTATCCTCGAGCGGGCACTCGAGAGATTCATAGTGCTCGGGGAAGGGTCCGTCGTTTAATCCCGGGCCGAATATGGCCCCCACGCCATCGGCTCGCATGATGAAGGGGAGCTTGCCTTTTTCCGTTGCCAGAGGCGGAGCAGGCCCGTCCGGTACGTCCCCAACCCATACTCCCGGTTTTTTCGTGTTCGGGTCAGGTTTGACCGGGTCCCACTTGATAACCACGCGTTTTGCGTCCCATGGCTTGCCCAGCGGGTCCACTGCTGCCCGGTTGTAGATGATCCTCCGGTTGACCGGCCAGGCCCAGGACCACTCAGGATACATGCCGAGCCCGGTCGGGTCGTTCTTGCCCCGCCGCGCCATCATGTTGATGATCTTGCCTTCCTTCTGGGTATAGCTCTGGGAGTAAATCCAGTTGCCCGAGGAGGTAGTGCCGTCGGCCTGGAGATGGACGAAGGTCGCGCAGAGATCTCCCTTCTTGCCCAGGAGCTTTGGAGGGCTCTGGCTCTTATCGTATACATCTTCAAGGTAATAGCCGTTGATCTCCTTTGCCACGTTGTGGACGTTGACCTCCTTGACCTTCCCGTTCGTGTCCTTTTCCCCGTAGTTCCAGGTCAGGTTCACAATCGGTTCCGGGAACTTTCCACCCTGTTTCTGGTACAGGGTCTTGACCCGGAAATAGAGTTCGTTCATGATGTCCGAGTCGGGCTTGGACTGGCCGATGGGGTCGATGGCCTTGTAGCGCCACTGGGTCCAGCGGCCCGAGTTCGCAAGGCTGCCTTCCTTCTCGACCGAGGAGCAGGCGGGGAGCAGGAAAACTTCGGTCTGGATGTCCTTGGGATTCATCCCTGGGCCCTTCCAGAAGGAAGCCGTCTCGTTGTCGAAGAGATTGACAGTCACCATCCATTTCGTCTTGCCCAGAGCCTCACGCACATACTTCGCTGCAGGCGTTGAGCAGGCCGGGTTCTGGCCCCAGGCGAAGAAACCCTCGAACTTGCCCTGGTACATCTTGTAGAACAGGTTGAGCCAGGAGGCGTTCATGCCTTCATCCGGCTTCGGGAGCCAGGCGTAGCCGAAGTCGTTGTCCTTCTGGGCCTTGGACCCGTAGATCGCCTTGAGATAGCTGGTGATGTACTTGCCGCGGTTGGACCACCAGTTGACGCTCTTCGGTTCCTTGGTCTTAGGTGTGTATTTCTCGATGTATGCCGGCAAGGTCGCCAGCGAGGCGGTCGGCATGGGCAGATAGCCGGGCAGGATATGGAACAGGAGGCCGTGGTCCGTGGAGCCCTGCACGTTCGACTCTCCGCGGAGAGCATTGATCCCGCCGCCCGCCATGCCCATGTTGCCCAGCAGGAGCTGTATGATGGTCATGGCCCGGATGTTCTGGGTGCCCACCGTGTGCTGGGTCCATCCCATGGCGTACAACTCGGTACCCACCCGGTTCGGCTTGCCGGTCGAAGCGTAGAGTTTGTAGACCTCGACCAGTTTTTCCTTTGGCGTCCCCGTAATGTTCGAGACCTTATCCAGGTTGTAGCGGGAGTAATGCTTCTTTAAAAGCTGGTATACGCAATGCGGGTCCTTGAGGGCAAGGTCCTTCTTCGGAATCCCTGCCTCGTCCATCTGGAAGGACCACGTCTTCTTATCGTACTTCCTGGTCTTCGCATCATAGCCCGAGAACAGACCGTCCAAGTCTCCGGGCCCCTTGTAATCCGCGTTGACCAGGAAGGAGGCATTGGTATACTTGAGCACGTATTCCTTGAAGTCGAGGTTGTTGTCCAAGATGTACTTGATCATGCCGCCCAGGAAGGCGATGTCAGAGCCCGAGCGCATAGGCGCGTACAGGTCAGCCTTTGCAGCGGTCTGCGTAAAACGGGGGTCGACGACGACCAGCTTTGCCCCCCGCTCCTTTGCCTTCATGACCCATTTCATGGAAATAGGGTGGTTTGAGGCGGGATTGCTCCCCATGACGAGAATTACATCAGCATTGCGAATATCGATCCAGTGATTGGTCATTGCACCGCGTCCGAACGACTCTCCCAGAGCCGCTACAGTGGCGGAGTGTCAAATGCGCGCCTGGTGTTCTATATATACCAGACCCCATGACCTCATCAGTTTTTGGAGCATATAACATTCTTCGTTGTCCAAGGCAGCGCTTCCCACGTGAGCAATGGCGTCGGTCCTGTTCACTACGAAATCTTTTTCCGCCTCATTTTCAGTCCCGTCTGCGGCTTTTTCCTTGACCTTTGATTTCGAAGTGAGCTTGAAGGACTTGTCTCGTGTTGATTTGACACGCTTGGCGATCTCATCGAGCGCCCAATCCCACTCGACTTCCTTCCATTCAGCGGCGCCCGGCGCGCGGTATTTCGGCTTTGTCAGCCTGGTGGGATTGTTGATGATCTGGTAGAGCGATGCGCCTTTTGAACAGAGGGTGCCTTCGTTGATGGGATGGTCAGGATCTCCTTCGGTGTTGATCACCTTGCCGTCCTTCGTGTGGACGATGATGCCGCAGCCGACGGAACAGTAGGGACAGATGGTGTTCGTCTTGGTCGCGCCGTTGATCCTCAGGCCCTGGGCATATGCCTTCGCCGGATCGAGGTTGATGCCGAGGGACCCGAGCAGAACAGAACTGCCCGAGATCTTCATGAATTCCCGCCTTGATACCCCCATTGAATTGCCTCCTTTTTTTGTAATTATGATCTATCCTGATTGCTGACTGGCAAGAGTCCCGAAAAGCGGAATAAACCCGCCTGGACTGCATTCGCGTGAGTGGATTCATCCCGTATTCAGGAGATGATGAGATGTATGCATAGAGATACGGCAAGGCCCATCCATAAGGAATGCTAATTCCTGCATAACTATAGCAAATAACATCACCATTGTCGAGGTGATTTTCAGCAATAAAGAAGTTAGGCCAACGGCTCAATAAGCGCAGAAAGCATTAATTCTGCGCATGCGATGTAGCAATTACCGATGCCCGCGCCAGTCTGAAGAGTGAATAAGCTATCACCTTGACATTGAAGCTCTTCTTTGTTATGGTTCTATCGGTTTCAGTATTTCTTGATTCTTTTTATTTCAGAAAGCGCTACAATAAAACCAGCGGCATCCTCTTTCCTGTTACTGACCTGACAGCTCACGAATCACCGCTGGTTTGACAACGCCTTTTGAAAGGAGGCGTCCTGATTGCGATACAAGTACATAGCCTATAAGTATTCGAGGCGGAGCGGGTCTGAGACGGTTTTCCACGGAACCTGGGACTCCTTCGGCGCCTGGTCTCACCCGTCAAGAATAGTCTGGCGGCCGGCGACCGATGTGTTTGAAACGCGGGACGAGTTGGTTGTCGTCATGGAGCTTGCCGGCGTTACCGAGGACGACATGTCGGTAACACTTTTCAGCGACCTCCTGGTCGTCGACGGTATACGGCATCAGCCCTCGGTTACCAAAGTGAATGCATACCACCAACTGGGTATCAAATACGGAGAGTTCCGGTCCGAAGTGCATGTCCCGTTTCCGGTCGATACGTCGAAGGTCAAAGCGGAGTATAACAATGGATTACTGAGGATTTCCCTTACCAAGCTCGACTGAGACGGGAACGAAGGTGCGTTTATTGGGATTTCTCAAGAAGTTGTTCAAAAAACAAGTCAGGAGCACAGTCATGGAAATGACGGATGCAGAAACTGAAAAAATACCGGTGGTGCCCCCGGAACTTCCTCTCCTGCCGCTGAAAGATACGGTTGTTTACCCGCTCACGGTCTACCCGCTCGTTATCGGCAAGGAGAAATCCATCAAGCTGATCAACGATGTGACGGTCGGCGACAAGACCCTGGCGTTGACGGCACAGCGAAAAGCGGACACCGAGGTCTCCGGCATCACCGACATTTACACGATCGGCACCATGGCGCGCATTCTGCAGATGGTCAAGGCGCCTGACGGGACGCTGCGCGTGCTCGTGCAGGGGCTTGAGCGGATCAGCATCGACCAGTTCGTGCAGACCAATCCCTATATCAAGGCCGGCATCAAGGCAATTCCGGACCGCGCCGAGAAATCGGTGCAAATGGAAGGGCTGATGCGCGGCGTGGCGGAGCTCTTCCAGAAAATGGTGAGCCTTATGCCCAACATGCCCGAAGAGCTCTCGGCAGCCGCCACGAACATCGAAGACCCCCGCCAGCTCGTGTACCTCATTGCCACGAACATCAGGATGGACCTGCCTCAGCGCCAGGAACTCCTCGAGAACGAGAACGTCTTCGACAAGCTGACGAAGCTCATGCAGCATCTGAACCGCGAGGTCGAAGTTCTTGAACTGGGCAGGAAGATCCAGGGCCAGGCGCGGGACCAAATGCAGAAAGCGGAGCGAGAGTACCTCCTCAGGCAGCAGCTCTCGGCAATCCGGAAGGAACTCGGCGAGGAGTCCGACGAGGGATCGGAGAGCAAGGCCCTGAGGGAGAAGATCGAATCGGCAAAGCTACCGCCGGAAGC from Nitrospirota bacterium includes:
- the fdnG gene encoding formate dehydrogenase-N subunit alpha; translation: MGVSRREFMKISGSSVLLGSLGINLDPAKAYAQGLRINGATKTNTICPYCSVGCGIIVHTKDGKVINTEGDPDHPINEGTLCSKGASLYQIINNPTRLTKPKYRAPGAAEWKEVEWDWALDEIAKRVKSTRDKSFKLTSKSKVKEKAADGTENEAEKDFVVNRTDAIAHVGSAALDNEECYMLQKLMRSWGLVYIEHQARIUHSATVAALGESFGRGAMTNHWIDIRNADVILVMGSNPASNHPISMKWVMKAKERGAKLVVVDPRFTQTAAKADLYAPMRSGSDIAFLGGMIKYILDNNLDFKEYVLKYTNASFLVNADYKGPGDLDGLFSGYDAKTRKYDKKTWSFQMDEAGIPKKDLALKDPHCVYQLLKKHYSRYNLDKVSNITGTPKEKLVEVYKLYASTGKPNRVGTELYAMGWTQHTVGTQNIRAMTIIQLLLGNMGMAGGGINALRGESNVQGSTDHGLLFHILPGYLPMPTASLATLPAYIEKYTPKTKEPKSVNWWSNRGKYITSYLKAIYGSKAQKDNDFGYAWLPKPDEGMNASWLNLFYKMYQGKFEGFFAWGQNPACSTPAAKYVREALGKTKWMVTVNLFDNETASFWKGPGMNPKDIQTEVFLLPACSSVEKEGSLANSGRWTQWRYKAIDPIGQSKPDSDIMNELYFRVKTLYQKQGGKFPEPIVNLTWNYGEKDTNGKVKEVNVHNVAKEINGYYLEDVYDKSQSPPKLLGKKGDLCATFVHLQADGTTSSGNWIYSQSYTQKEGKIINMMARRGKNDPTGLGMYPEWSWAWPVNRRIIYNRAAVDPLGKPWDAKRVVIKWDPVKPDPNTKKPGVWVGDVPDGPAPPLATEKGKLPFIMRADGVGAIFGPGLNDGPFPEHYESLECPLEDNLMNKQRINPAVSLKIQEELGVDLAKYYSCDTRYPFVATTYRVSEHWQTGVMTRHAGWQLEMQPQMFVEMSKELAKEKNISNGEKVTVKSARGELWAIALVTDRFQPFKVGGSTVHQVGIPWHFGWQFPEDGSGGDSANLLTPFVGDANTMIPESKAFMVNVVKA
- a CDS encoding 4Fe-4S dicluster domain-containing protein; this encodes MPNTTENRKALLISPELCIGCRGCQTACKNWNQLPGERTKNSGSYQNPPDIDSVAYNIIRYSEVPSEANPVRWLFVSRRCMHCGDAGCMKICPAPGALYRTKEGAVAFDKDKCIGCKLCVAGCPFDVPRYDRSSKVSKCNLCADRIAEGLSPACAKTCPTGAIKYGDRTSLIEGAKKAGYSKVYGEADLAGLGTLYAFKDAPRIYGMNENPAIPESVIFWHNVLKPLAVIGLGGAVAASLLHYIAVGPHKDEEVKKND
- a CDS encoding cytochrome b/b6 domain-containing protein; amino-acid sequence: MTEMIRKASVAEIINHWVLAASCLLLIITGYGFLFQLKPVYALFGSNYTMKVVHNWTGVVFTISLFGTLFNYLGESLDLSIDDWNWIKVGGGYLTKGHVNVPPMGKINTGQKLYYFAILAGGLGIIASGLAIWLMPGMKMLILISHLVHNLSFVLFVVAVPIHAYLGSFANPGLIKIMIDGMVPLEVAKKRYPKWMKEIGKQ
- a CDS encoding thermonuclease family protein — encoded protein: MSKKNPQTIFLGSLFLSFLILAAASGISRGHAAESRRIHEARVIAVNDGDTVTINMDSREHRCRLIGIDAPEMGQEPWGERSREHLRKIVKDGQWRVFVETDIVKRDKYERLLVYLWTEDGMMINERMILEGDAVLFTIQPNSKYADRFRKAQRVAREKRLGIWASDGLKERPLDYRKKHPRE
- a CDS encoding Hsp20/alpha crystallin family protein, with protein sequence MRYKYIAYKYSRRSGSETVFHGTWDSFGAWSHPSRIVWRPATDVFETRDELVVVMELAGVTEDDMSVTLFSDLLVVDGIRHQPSVTKVNAYHQLGIKYGEFRSEVHVPFPVDTSKVKAEYNNGLLRISLTKLD